In the Gossypium arboreum isolate Shixiya-1 chromosome 10, ASM2569848v2, whole genome shotgun sequence genome, one interval contains:
- the LOC108488323 gene encoding protein DUF642 L-GALACTONO-1,4-LACTONE-RESPONSIVE GENE 2-like gives MKKVAVFVLLLVGTTSQIASSVKDGLLPNGNFEQGPKVSELKGTKVMSGKSIPNWEICGYVEYIKSGQKQDDMLLIVPQGAFAVRLGNGALIKQKIRVIKDMFYSLTFSASRTCAQEERLNVSVSPNNEQNASGLFPIQTMYSSSGWDSYAWAFQADAHVIEISIHNPSVEEDAVCGPIIDSIALKTLYYPKRTRANLLKNGNFEEGPYIFPIPTSEGVIIPPEIEDDHSPLPGWIIESLKAIKHIDSEHFSIPQGKRAIELIAGKESAVAQIVKTSIGRNYVLSFVVGDANNRCEGPMMVEAFAGKNMVMVSYNSNGKGGFKAARLAFRAESTRTRITFYSTIYTIKSDNSGSLCGPVLDDVKLLSVRKLHHL, from the exons ATGAAGAAGGTGGCGGTGTTCGTATTGCTTCTGGTTGGCACCACTTCTCAAATAGCTTCATCTGTCAAAGATG GTTTATTGCCAAATGGGAACTTCGAGCAAGGTCCAAAGGTATCGGAACTGAAAGGAACAAAAGTGATGAGTGGCAAGTCCATTCCCAACTGGGAAATTTGTGGCTATGTTGAATACATAAAATCAGGTCAAAAACAAGATGACATGTTGCTAATAGTACCCCAAGGAGCCTTTGCAGTTAGGTTAGGGAATGGGGCCCTCATTAAGCAGAAGATTAGGGTGATTAAGGACATGTTTTACTCTCTAACCTTCAGTGCATCTCGCACATGTGCACAAGAGGAAAGATTGAACGTCTCGGTTTCGCCGAACAACGAGCAAAATGCCTCGGGTTTATTTCCGATTCAGACAATGTATAGCAGCAGTGGATGGGATTCATATGCATGGGCATTCCAAGCTGATGCACATGTAATTGAGATCTCAATACATAATCCAAGCGTGGAGGAAGATGCAGTTTGTGGCCCCATTATTGATTCAATCGCTTTGAAGACCTTGTACTATCCGAAACGGACCCGAG CCAATCTACTAAAGAATGGAAACTTCGAAGAAGGTCCTTATATCTTCCCAATACCAACTTCCGAAGGAGTTATAATTCCACCCGAAATAGAAGATGATCACAGTCCTTTACCAGGCTGGATAATTGAATCCCTGAAAGCCATTAAGCACATCGACAGTGAACATTTCTCGATTCCACAGGGCAAACGGGCCATCGAACTCATAGCCGGAAAAGAAAGCGCGGTTGCACAGATCGTTAAGACGTCAATTGGAAGAAACTACGTACTCTCATTTGTTGTTGGCGATGCTAACAATAGATGTGAAGGTCCAATGATGGTCGAAGCATTTGCAGGCAAAAACATGGTGATGGTGTCGTATAACTCCAATGGCAAAGGTGGATTCAAAGCAGCTAGACTTGCATTCAGGGCAGAGTCAACACGAACTCGGATCACGTTCTATAGCACAATTTACACCATAAAAAGTGATAACTCGGGTTCTCTTTGTGGGCCGGTGCTGGATGATGTGAAGCTGCTTAGTGTCCGAAAATTGCATCACCTGTAA